ACATTAGAGGTGATGATATGAGTAATTTTTACGGTTCAATTTCAGATAATTACGAGGATATTTTCCAACCAAATGATAAACAAATAAATTTTTTAAAAGAACTTGCGCACGGAAAAATCTTGGATGTAGCATGTGCCACTGGAAAAATTGCAAAAAGACTTCAAGATGATGGGTTTGATGTGATGGGGATTGATTTGGAAGAAAAGTTTGTGAACAAAGCGATTAATGAAAATAAAATCGATGCTAAATGTATGAATATGTTAGATATCGACAAATTGAGAGATGATTTCGGTTTGATTTATTGCATCGGAAATTCTTTGGTACACTTGGAATCTTCAGAAAAAATAAATGAATTTTTGAAAAAGTCCTACAACAAGTTAGACACAAAAGGAAATCTTGTAATTCAAATCATTAATTTTCATCCATTTTTACAAGTAGATGATGATTACTTAGGAAATCTTCCTACTATCAAAAACGAAAAAGTGGAATTTGTAAGAAAATATTTCAGAAATGGTGATTTTATACGATTTAACACAGTTATGACAGCAGGTGATAAATCCATTGAAAACGACGTTAATTTATTTCCAATAACATCTGATGAATTAGTAACACTTTTAGAACAAAATGGTTTTGAGAATATAAAAATATACGGAGGATTTAATAAAGCAGAATTCGATAAAGAAAATTCTAGACCATTAGTATTAGTCGCTGAAAAACTATAAAATAAAATTTAGCACATTTAAAAACCTCCCATCTTGAGCTGAACCCCAAAATCCGGAATACGGATGGAGGGGTTTTTGTATGCCAAAATACACAAAAGAATTTAAAATTAAACTAGTGAAGGAATACTTATCAGGTAATTCGGGTGGTCGAGAAATGGTAGCTAAAAAATATGATATTCCAGATGGAACTTTGAGAAATTGGATAAATAAATATAATTCAGGAGGCTTTGATAACTTATCTAAAAAGTTAAAAAACAATAATTACACTAGTGAATTTAAGCTATCTGTAATACAATATAGGCAAATCAATAATACTTCGCTTAGAGAGACTGCAGAGCATTTCAATCTTGTAAATGTATCTATGGTATACAGATGGGAAAAAGCTTATCAAGAACGTGGTCTATCTGGGCTTGAAGATAACAGAGGAAGGCCTAGAAAAAATATGACTAAATCAAATAAAAAGTCTAAACTAAACACTCCAATAAACGAAAGTGAAAGGGAAGAATTAATAAGACTAAGAGAAGAAAATAGACTTCTCAAAATGAAGATAATATACGAAAAAAAGCTACAAGCCTTGCTACTGGAAGAGGAAGCAGAAGCAAGGAAAAGACAAAGATAATCCTCAAACTACAAAAAGAATATCCAAAAAGCAAGGTAAGTGAATGGATAGAAATAGCTAAGTTACCTAAATCATCCTACTATGAATGGAAGATAAAATTAGAAAATCCAACAGACAAAGACAAAGAAGTTAAAAATGAAATTAAAACCATAGTA
This Finegoldia magna ATCC 53516 DNA region includes the following protein-coding sequences:
- a CDS encoding class I SAM-dependent methyltransferase; this translates as MSNFYGSISDNYEDIFQPNDKQINFLKELAHGKILDVACATGKIAKRLQDDGFDVMGIDLEEKFVNKAINENKIDAKCMNMLDIDKLRDDFGLIYCIGNSLVHLESSEKINEFLKKSYNKLDTKGNLVIQIINFHPFLQVDDDYLGNLPTIKNEKVEFVRKYFRNGDFIRFNTVMTAGDKSIENDVNLFPITSDELVTLLEQNGFENIKIYGGFNKAEFDKENSRPLVLVAEKL
- a CDS encoding helix-turn-helix domain-containing protein, whose protein sequence is MPKYTKEFKIKLVKEYLSGNSGGREMVAKKYDIPDGTLRNWINKYNSGGFDNLSKKLKNNNYTSEFKLSVIQYRQINNTSLRETAEHFNLVNVSMVYRWEKAYQERGLSGLEDNRGRPRKNMTKSNKKSKLNTPINESEREELIRLREENRLLKMKIIYEKKLQALLLEEEAEARKRQR